A DNA window from Camelina sativa cultivar DH55 chromosome 13, Cs, whole genome shotgun sequence contains the following coding sequences:
- the LOC104734681 gene encoding protein trichome birefringence, which yields MASDAVKYMPIQGGGGVTTTTTTTAAVADIKSFFSALKPKKTSTFAYAFVITFVSFTLFFAFSPSPNSSSPWFSNIFSSSTPTTTSDNTSGSQFSSIFSYIIPNVTSTKPTNRSSDATDPISVNATSPPVNSNSKNNTLQAPVPENRTPIAKNATFESPIVNVTNPVVKNSTLPHPLFSDKSSANGSSNQSQTTTTTTDTDRIPKAVKSNQTTAPTPSKAPVSVDLKSNSTTSSSTASSTPEKQSKNDDSVSSVKQEIEKWSDSLKNCEFFDGEWIMDDSYPLYKPGSCKLIDEQFNCITNGRPDKDFQKLKWKPKKCSLPRLNGAILLEMLRGRRLVFVGDSLNRNMWESLVCILKGSVKDETKVYEARGRHHFRGEAEYSFVFQDYNCTVEFFVSPFLVQEWEIVDKKGTKKETLRLDLVGKSSEQYKGADIIVFNTGHWWTHEKTSKGEDYYQEGSNVYHELAVLEAFRKALTTWGRWVEKNVNPTKSLVFFRGYSASHFSGGQWNSGGACDSETKPIKNDTYLTPYPSKMKVLEKVLRGMKTPVTYLNITRLTDYRKDGHPSVYRKHTLTEKEKKTPLLYQDCSHWCLPGVPDSWNEILYAELLVKLSQLGQTQRKP from the exons ATGGCGTCAGACGCCGTTAAGTATATGCCAATCCAAGGAGGCGGCggagtaacaacaacaacaacaacaacagccgCCGTCGCCGACATCAAGAGCTTCTTCTCAGccttaaaacccaaaaaaacctCAACTTTTGCTTACGCTTTCGTCATAACCTTCGTTTCATTCactctcttctttgcttttagTCCTTCTCCAAACTCATCTTCTCCTTGGTTCTCTAACATCTTCTCTTCCTCCACACCCACCACAACATCAGACAACACTTCCGGATCTCAGTTCTCTTCTATTTTCTCATATATTATTCCCAATGTCACTTCAACCAAACCCACCAATAGATCCAGCGACGCCACAGATCCTATTTCTGTTAACGCCACTTCTCCTCCTGTCAATTCGAATTCCAAAAACAATACTTTACAAGCACCGGTGCCGGAAAATCGAACTCCGATTGCTAAAAACGCGACCTTTGAGTCTCCGATCGTAAACGTGACCAACCCGGTTGTAAAAAACAGCACTTTACCACATCCTCTGTTTTCAGACAAATCGTCGGCGAATGGATCAAGTAATCAGTCACAgaccaccacaaccaccaccgATACTGATCGAATTCCAAAAGCCGTGAAGAGTAACCAAACGACAGCTCCGACGCCGTCGAAAGCACCCGTGTCGGTGGATCTGAAGTCCAATTCCACTACCAGTTCATCAACTGCTTCTTCCACACcggaaaaacagagtaaaaacgATGACTCTGTTTCGTCGGTGAAGCAAGAGATCGAGAAGTGGAGTGATTCTCTGAAGAACTGTGAGTTCTTCGACGGTGAATGGATCATGGATGATTCGTATCCGCTTTACAAACCCGGTTCGTGTAAGCTTATTGATGAACAGTTCAATTGTATTACAAACGGAAGACCCGACAAAGATTTCCAGAAACTTAAGTGGAAACCTAAGAAATGTAGTTTACCAAG GTTGAATGGAGCTATTTTGCTGGAGATGCTTAGAGGAAGAAGACTTGTATTTGTTGGGGATTCTCTAAATAGAAACATGTGGGAATCTTTGGTTTGTATTCTTAAAGGATCAGTGAAAGATGAGACCAAAGTTTATGAGGCTAGAGGAAGACACCATTTCCGTGGGGAAGCTGAGTACTCTTTCGTCTTCCAA GATTACAACTGCACGGTGGAGTTCTTTGTTTCACCCTTCTTGGTTCAAGAATGGGAAATTGTAGACAAGAAGGGAACTAAGAAAGAGACTTTACGGCTGGATTTGGTTGGGAAGTCATCTGAGCAATACAAAGGAGCCGATATTATTGTATTTAATACCGGACATTGGTGGACTCACGAGAAAACATCCAAAGG GGAGGATTATTATCAAGAAGGAAGCAATGTGTATCACGAACTCGCTGTTCTTGAAGCTTTCCGTAAAGCTTTGACTACATGGGGTCGTTGGGTTGAGAAGAATGTGAATCCAACAAAGTCCCTTGTGTTCTTTAGGGGCTATTCCGCTTCTCATTTCAG tggTGGGCAATGGAACTCAGGAGGAGCATGCGATAGTGAAACAAAACCGATCAAGAATGACACATACTTAACCCCATACCCGTCTAAAATGAAGGTTCTTGAGAAAGTGCTAAGAGGTATGAAGACTCCAGTCACGTATTTAAACATCACGAGATTAACAGACTACAGGAAGGATGGTCACCCGTCTGTATACCGGAAACACACCTTAAcggaaaaggagaaaaagacacCATTGTTGTACCAAGACTGCAGCCACTGGTGCCTCCCTGGAGTTCCTGACTCTTGGAACGAGATCCTATACGCTGAGCTGCTCGTTAAACTCAGTCAGCTCGGGCAAACACAGCGGAAACCTTAA
- the LOC104734682 gene encoding homeobox-leucine zipper protein HAT14, translating to MELALSLGDNTKKQFSFLEKHSKINNPSASSTSTSDKDLGFCMGLDVAFAGHRSLSSSSSPSVEDVKKKPAPRTNNLDGFRVSSSVDPPLQLQLHFPNWLPENGRQEGRILSGVATMVTEEEDEVEEAVPSMSVSPPNSVTSSFQLDFGIKSYGYERRNNKRDIDDEVERSASRASNEDNDDENGSTRKKLRLSKDQSAFLEDSFKEHSTLNPKQKIALAKQLNLRPRQVEVWFQNRRARTKLKQTEVDCEYLKRCCESLTEENRRLQKEVKELRTLKTSTPFYMQLPATTLTMCPSCERVATSATQPVTSASQNLGLATSSLHCPVKPRSAKQVS from the exons ATGGAACTAGCGTTGTCTCTCGGCGACAATACTAAGAAACAATTCTCTTTTTTGGAGAAGCACTCGAAGATTAATAATCCATCTGCCTCGTCGACCTCAACTTCCGACAAGGATCTTGGGTTCTGCATGGGTTTAGATGTTGCTTTTGCTGGTCACAGATCGTTATCATCCTCTTCGTCTCCCTCGGTAGAGGATGTGAAGAAGAAACCGGCACCGAGAACAAATAATCTTGAtggatttagggtttcgtcttctGTAGATCCACCACTACAGCTTCAGCTTCACTTCCCTAATTGGCTCCCTGAGAACG GTCGGCAAGAAGGACGAATACTCTCAGGAGTAGCTACGATGGTgacagaagaggaagatgaggtGGAGGAAGCGGTGCCTAGTATGTCAGTATCGCCTCCGAACAGTGTAACGTCGTCGTTTCAATTGGACTTTGGGATTAAGAGTTATGGTTAcgagagaagaaacaacaagaGAGATATTGATGATGAAGTGGAGAGGTCAGCTTCAAGAGCCAGCAACGAAGACAACGATGACGAAAACGGATCCACCAGGAAAAAACTAAGACTCTCTAAAGACCAGTCAGCGTTTCTTGAAGACAGCTTCAAAGAACACAGTACCCTTAATCCT AAACAGAAGATTGCGTTGGCTAAACAGTTGAATCTTCGTCCTCGTCAGGTTGAAGTTTGGTTTCAAAACAGACGAGCCAG GACAAAGCTGAAGCAAACGGAAGTGGACTGTGAATACCTAAAGAGATGCTGTGAGTCATTAACCGAAGAAAACCGGAGGCTTCAAAAAGAGGTTAAAGAATTGAGAACCTTGAAGACTTCCACACCGTTCTACATGCAACTTCCGGCCACTACTCTCACTATGTGCCCTTCTTGCGAACGTGTTGCCACCTCAGCAACACAGCCGGTCACGTCAGCTTCCCAAAACCTAGGTTTGGCTACGTCATCGTTGCACTGTCCGGTTAAGCCTCGTTCGGCCAAACAAGTTTCATGA